In one Silene latifolia isolate original U9 population chromosome 10, ASM4854445v1, whole genome shotgun sequence genomic region, the following are encoded:
- the LOC141605501 gene encoding uncharacterized protein LOC141605501 codes for MAKKSERMKDIIVTPLTEILAKQHIEEIRRNKFSIGGCKDVNPLTKDLHRAVTTLSAELYTKDVHFLMELIQNAEDNEYETDVEPTLEIVFIKKDITGCGAPATLLIFNNEVGFSKPDMSSICSIARSTKKDKREQGFIGEKGIGFKSVFLVSKEPHIVSNGYKVKFSSEPDPNCGIGYIVPEWVADKSFLSKIHGVYGTDRILPTTIIVLPLKPEKVEPVREQLNQLHPELLLFLSKIKKLKIRSSNSYYKDPSDLCAVSISHETEHISVKSKRADSRIVQLSAENKSSSSYETCQYYIWRQSFPVKAEIQARGREDVKEWVISLAFPFGERLTCGTSCSGIFAFLPTRMVTKFPFLIQADFLLASSRESILLDSRWNVGILNCVPTAFVNAFTSFVKEGTPLFSTSVAFQFLPIKESPISELNDVRESIRSELLCAKILPCETFREDSKLCNPLSGIRILPKFRELLIRLKESGICLAGLASLKNHPVHASLDMDDFDEILDFLGVPPMSKSYNWYEKCISSCKLINQVSDSDYVEMLTIFSTNEDIFTKPFFLKNHVFKYIGQSGEINLCSASKTKKQGYCIRYAMEPEVHSWLNKVNLELKCPGDMYFLPNSTAAAVVSHKLSSALVGWLSSHANIVSCSAVGYFSSLHNYIPLRKEQDLLLKFTHFLYQTFLKGFLPEDNLSGLIAYMPVIDGLNTIRTAPHKILVPAEGSKWARLSGPRNPFSEHGFHDIGSVYSADGHFAGEYTPTKSLTGFLTKYFGAQDLPHLLPPDIELPVASSGLTNEQAFLLLDWIKNIKMQAPTCPKKFISSVRDGKWMKTHRGYNSPSKCVLPHEIGKRIFEMTASVLHGYSVLDETFYGNRINSYVDELQYLGVTLGLDDLQTVATRRFAEAATSEMSKDVVISLLTFIGFLKERNMVDDAWLTTLREGRWLRTSRGCYSPNRSVFLHLESESEAVSILTSMPVIDVTFYGSKLETFTSELALLGIKSELEVYDSVPQKIVFPENPASFTSSCGFFILNCIRRLQPTAATGFIHKVKDQQWLKSSTGFNSPVSTIFPVSNLACLLNIVEVPVLDIHYYGESISSYMSELKSLGVALDFDRTLNIVVDRIHTLLSSSKLSPCNILSLLGGIKTMCSTIPAQLSRLCAALSGEALFKTRHGYLRPTTSILSNQLWSSIALYVDLPTIDDSYYGFEIYEYKYELEALGVIVGLEEGASLVAKGLKRPIKAGQMIAEGALTLLQTVRVLMSRPHEQYLLEYFLTNIIPSEFLRTPLGDRVPSQCILLQTQWKDILQDTNLTYLDDNFYGTRIFEYKTELQRIGVRVDEMEVSRFLFESLYSLTETSTIKKCYRFFLNSSWVLRDSDRSDSQVWIPDQKGSGGGQWVSSRECIVHDRDYTFHTLYHCLENYYEDELLPIFSRAFGVVEFPAVSHYMLLYDNWLKRENHELTAEECSIFWGFIIENWNSSTKDFLKKLTKLPSMSANCNKIQLSSKENLFLPDDLFLKNIFTNLDECPPFVWLPRGSIASHNAPVLLHQVYAFLEVKSLSKSVELHVKISPVLNEEPNVNLKSNVISRGLIKLLLCYLASFKVNMAVKARHQVVSSVLNLSVSETTGPISVNYKLVLPGGGPLEVESQKLVHWELKSDSLFIEKSSYKNRKLSMKFGSYFSQELAEGLLSQEKSPAVNDLQKIIQLGLVYDFEEDAVEFLITRENLELVSEDERFLDSAFPSDQPLVEAGSSKRFCPLTPMPRSKKLRW; via the coding sequence GAATCGGATTTAAGAGTGTCTTCTTAGTGAGCAAGGAGCCACATATTGTTAGCAATGGATATAAGGTAAAGTTCAGTTCAGAGCCAGATCCGAACTGTGGTATCGGTTACATAGTACCTGAATGGGTTGCAGATAAATCATTTCTTTCTAAGATCCATGGAGTGTATGGAACTGACAGAATTTTGCCGACGACTATAATTGTTCTTCCCTTAAAGCCCGAGAAGGTTGAGCCTGTCCGAGAACAGCTTAACCAATTGCATCCAGAGTTGCTTCTGTTTTTATCTAAGATTAAGAAACTGAAGATACGTAGTAGCAACAGCTACTATAAAGATCCATCTGATCTATGCGCCGTCTCAATTTCCCATGAGACTGAACATATTTCTGTCAAGTCTAAAAGGGCGGATTCACGCATTGTTCAACTCTCTGCGGAGAATAAATCAAGTTCTTCTTATGAGACATGCCAATATTACATTTGGAGACAATCATTTCCAGTGAAGGCTGAAATTCAGGCGCGTGGAAGAGAGGATGTCAAAGAATGGGTAATCTCACTTGCTTTTCCGTTTGGGGAAAGGTTAACTTGTGGAACATCATGTTCGGGTATCTTTGCGTTTCTCCCAACGAGAatggtcacaaagttcccttttttaatacaAGCAGATTTCTTGCTTGCTTCCTCCCGCGAAAGCATTCTATTAGACAGCAGATGGAATGTAGGGATTCTTAATTGTGTTCCTACTGCATTCGTCAATGCTTTTACTTCTTTTGTGAAGGAGGGTACTCCACTGTTTAGTACTTCAGTGGCTTTCCAATTTTTGCCTATAAAAGAGTCTCCAATTTCTGAGCTGAACGATGTGAGAGAAAGTATCAGGTCCGAATTGCTTTGTGCAAAGATTTTACCATGTGAAACATTCCGTGAAGACTCAAAGTTATGTAATCCCCTATCGGGAATAAGAATTCTTCCGAAGTTCAGAGAGCTATTAATCCGGTTGAAGGAAAGCGGTATCTGTCTCGCTGGGCTTGCTTCATTGAAGAATCATCCCGTACATGCTTCACTTGATATGGATGATTTTGATGAGATTCTTGACTTTCTTGGTGTCCCACCTATGTCCAAGAGCTACAATTGGTATGAGAAATGCATTAGTTCTTGCAAATTGATTAACCAAGTATCGGACAGTGACTACGTGGAAATGCTGACAATTTTCTCCACTAATGAAGACATCTTTACAAAACCCTTCTTTTTAAAGAACCATGTCTTTAAGTATATAGGCCAGTCCGGTGAGATAAACCTATGCAGTGCTTCGAAAACCAAGAAACAAGGGTATTGTATTAGGTATGCGATGGAGCCTGAGGTTCATTCCTGGCTTAACAAAGTCAATTTGGAACTGAAGTGTCCTGGTGATATGTATTTTCTGCCAAATTCCACTGCAGCTGCTGTAGTCAGTCATAAGCTAAGTTCTGCTCTAGTTGGCTGGCTGTCATCGCATGCAAATATCGTGTCTTGTTCAGCAGTTGGTTATTTCTCATCGCTTCATAACTATATACCACTTAGAAAAGAGCAGGATCTTCTGCTCAAATTCACACATTTTCTATACCAAACCTTCTTGAAAGGATTCCTGCCTGAGGATAATTTGTCAGGGCTGATTGCATATATGCCTGTTATTGATGGATTGAACACCATTAGGACTGCGCCACATAAAATTCTTGTCCCTGCTGAAGGTAGCAAGTGGGCCAGATTATCTGGGCCCAGAAACCCGTTTTCCGAACATGGATTTCATGATATCGGATCTGTTTATTCCGCGGATGGTCACTTTGCAGGAGAGTATACACCCACCAAGTCACTCACAGGCTTCTTGACCAAATATTTTGGAGCTCAAGACTTGCCTCATTTGTTACCTCCTGATATTGAGTTGCCTGTTGCATCGTCTGGACTGACTAATGAGCAAGCGTTTCTGTTGCTTGACTGGATCAAAAACATCAAAATGCAGGCACCCACTTGTCCTAAAAAATTCATATCCAGTGTCCGGGATGGGAAGTGGATGAAAACACACAGAGGATACAATTCTCCATCAAAATGTGTTCTCCCTCATGAAATCGGCAAGAGAATATTTGAGATGACTGCCAGTGTTTTGCATGGTTATTCCGTCCTTGATGAGACATTCTATGGGAATAGGATAAATTCGTATGTAGACGAGCTGCAATATCTTGGTGTCACATTGGGTCTGGATGATCTCCAGACAGTGGCCACAAGGCGCTTTGCTGAAGCTGCTACCTCAGAAATGAGCAAGGACGTTGTCATCTCTCTTTTGACATTTATAGGCTTCCTAAAGGAAAGGAACATGGTAGACGATGCTTGGTTGACAACTCTGAGGGAAGGGAGATGGCTGAGGACTTCCAGGGGTTGTTACTCTCCAAACAGGTCGGTCTTCCTACACTTGGAATCAGAATCCGAGGCTGTTTCTATATTGACGAGCATGCCTGTTATAGATGTCACATTCTATGGAAGCAAGCTTGAAACTTTTACATCTGAACTGGCACTACTTGGCATTAAATCTGAACTAGAGGTTTACGACTCAGTCCCTCAGAAAATTGTCTTTCCTGAAAACCCTGCTTCTTTTACAAGTAGTTGTGGCTTCTTTATACTTAATTGCATACGGCGTCTACAACCAACTGCTGCTACTGGTTTCATTCACAAGGTGAAGGATCAACAGTGGCTTAAAAGCAGCACAGGATTTAATAGTCCAGTATCCACTATCTTTCCTGTTTCTAATCTGGCTTGTCTACTAAATATCGTTGAGGTCCCTGTTTTAGACATACACTATTATGGAGAGTCGATTAGTTCTTACATGAGTGAGTTGAAGTCACTTGGAGTTGCACTGGATTTTGACAGGACTTTGAATATAGTAGTCGATCGGATACATACACTTCTGTCTTCATCCAAGCTGTCACCGTGTAATATTCTCTCTCTCTTGGGAGGCATCAAGACTATGTGCAGCACAATTCCAGCTCAGTTGTCTCGACTTTGTGCAGCTTTGTCTGGAGAAGCGCTGTTCAAGACTCGTCACGGCTACCTCAGGCCTACCACCTCTATCCTCTCAAATCAATTGTGGTCATCCATTGCTTTATATGTGGATCTTCCTACAATTGATGATTCCTATTACGGTTTTGAGATATATGAGTACAAGTACGAGCTAGAGGCATTGGGGGTTATAGTTGGCTTGGAAGAAGGGGCTTCTCTTGTTGCTAAGGGTTTGAAAAGGCCAATAAAAGCTGGTCAAATGATTGCTGAAGGCGCTCTTACTTTGCTTCAAACCGTCCGTGTACTAATGTCTCGACCTCACGAACAATATTTGCTCGAGTATTTTCTAACAAACATCATTCCGAGTGAGTTTTTGAGGACGCCATTAGGTGACAGGGTTCCAAGTCAATGTATTTTACTTCAGACCCAATGGAAAGACATCCTCCAGGATACAAATCTGACATATCTTGATGATAATTTCTATGGGACGCGTATTTTTGAATACAAAACTGAGCTGCAAAGAATTGGGGTCAGAGTTGATGAAATGGAGGTGTCACGCTTTCTTTTCGAATCATTGTATTCACTCACGGAAACATCAACCATTAAGAAATGTTACAGGTTTTTCCTAAATTCCTCGTGGGTTTTGAGAGATTCTGATAGATCTGATTCTCAGGTGTGGATACCAGATCAAAAGGGTTCTGGCGGAGGGCAATGGGTCAGTTCAAGGGAATGCATAGTTCACGACCGGGATTACACTTTTCACACACTCTATCATTGCCTGGAGAATTATTATGAAGATGAGCTGCTGCCTATATTTTCAAGAGCGTTTGGCGTTGTAGAATTTCCAGCAGTAAGTCATTACATGCTTCTGTACGATAACTGGTTGAAAAGAGAGAATCATGAACTGACTGCTGAAGAGTGCTCTATTTTCTGGGGTTTCATTATTGAGAACTGGAACTCATCAACGAAGGATTTCCTGAAGAAACTAACTAAATTGCCGTCCATGTCTGCCAACTGTAATAAAATCCAGCTTTCGAGCAAGGAGAACTTATTTTTACCTGATGACTTGTTTCTGAAAAACATTTTCACGAATCTTGATGAATGCCCTCCATTTGTCTGGCTTCCTAGAGGTAGTATCGCGTCTCATAATGCCCCTGTACTACTTCATCAAGTGTATGCCTTTTTGGAAGTTAAGAGCCTGTCAAAATCGGTTGAATTGCACGTAAAAATTTCTCCAGTGCTCAATGAAGAACCCAATGTTAACCTTAAAAGCAATGTCATTTCGAGAGGGCTTATAAAATTACTTTTATGTTACCTTGCTTCTTTTAAGGTGAATATGGCTGTGAAAGCACGTCATCAGGTTGTTTCTTCTGTTCTTAACTTGTCAGTATCGGAGACTACTGGACCAATCAGTGTTAACTATAAGTTGGTTCTGCCTGGTGGTGGGCCCCTTGAAGTGGAATCTCAGAAACTTGTTCACTGGGAACTGAAATCGGATTCGCTGTTCATCGAGAAATCTTCTTACAAAAATAGAAAGTTGTCCATGAAATTCGGGAGTTATTTTTCACAAGAACTTGCAGAAGGCCTTCTTTCTCAAGAAAAATCGCCTGCTGTAAATGATCTTCAGAAGATAATTCAGCTGGGACTTGTTTATGACTTTGAGGAGGATGCAGTTGAATTTCTAATTACTAGGGAGAACCTGGAGTTGGTCTCAGAAGACGAGAGGTTCCTTGATAGTGCATTTCCTTCTGATCAGCCTCTGGTGGAAGCGGGATCCAGTAAACGCTTTTGCCCATTAACCCCAATGCCTCGCTCTAAGAAACTTAGATGGTAA
- the LOC141605503 gene encoding UDP-galactose/UDP-glucose transporter 7 isoform X2, with product MFFLIHTLLLSSDHFSNSLFHFHGSLIAALSYGVASMAMVFINKAILMQYSQSMTLLTVQQLATALLIHCGRTTGFTKAKPLNMDTAKKLLWVSLFYNANVAFALASLKGVNIPMYIAIKRLTPLAVLVTGFLSGKKTPSTQVSLSVLLTAAGVIIAALGDFSFDLFGYSMALISVFFQTMYLVLVEKSGAEDGLSSVEIMFYNSFLSLPFLLFLVIATREVPESLSLLFAKSSSLSFMAILVASLIMGIALNFTMFLCTIVNSALTTTIVGVLKGVGSTTLGFVLLGGVEVHALNVSGLIINTAGGVWYSLAKYQEKKKILPKTSLDVEAYRK from the exons ATGTTCTTCCTGATCCACACCCTACTCCTCTCTTCAG ATCATTTTTCCAATTCTCTCTTCCACTTCCATGGCAGTTTAATTGCTGCTTTATCTTATGGAGTTGCTTCAATGGCCATGGTCTTTATCAACAAGGCCATTTTGATGCAGTATTCACAATCAATGACTCTCCTTACTGTCCAG CAATTGGCAACAGCTCTACTTATCCACTGTGGTCGTACTACGGGATTCACAAAGGCCAAGCCTTTAAACATGGATACTGCTAAGAAGCTTCTGTGGGTCTCGCTTTTCTACAATGCCAATGTAGCATTTGCTTTAGCAAGCTTGAAAGGAGTCAATATTCCCATGTACATTGCCATTAAGAGGCTTACACCACTTGCTGTGCTTGTCACTGGTTTCTTGTCGGGGAAGAAAACACCTTCAACACAG GTGAGCCTCTCAGTATTGCTGACAGCTGCGGGTGTAATTATTGCAGCACTTGGAGATTTTTCATTTGACCTTTTTGGTTACAGCATGGCTCTAATCTCAGTCTTTTTTCAG ACCATGTATCTAGTCTTAGTTGAGAAGTCTGGTGCAGAGGACGGGCTCTCATCAGTGGAGATTATGTTCTACAACAGTTTCTTGTCACTTCCGTTTCTTCTGTTTCTCGTTATAGCAACAAGAGAAGTCCCAGAATCGCTATCTTTATTATTTGCAAAG AGTTCATCCTTGTCATTTATGGCGATCCTTGTTGCTTCGTTAATCATGGGCATAGCTCTCAACTTCACCATGTTCTTGTGTACAATCGTCAACTCTGCTTTGACAACAACCATCGTAGGAGTTCTAAAAGGTGTTGGATCAACG ACACTGGGATTTGTGTTGCTCGGAGGAGTAGAGGTGCATGCTCTGAATGTGAGTGGACTGATTATCAACACAGCTGGAGGAGTATGGTATTCGCTTGCCAAATACCAGGAGAAGAAAAAGATTTTGCCAAAGACGAGTCTTGATGTGGAGGCTTACAGGAAATAA
- the LOC141605503 gene encoding UDP-galactose/UDP-glucose transporter 7 isoform X3, with amino-acid sequence MDVLPDPHPTPLFSLIAALSYGVASMAMVFINKAILMQYSQSMTLLTVQQLATALLIHCGRTTGFTKAKPLNMDTAKKLLWVSLFYNANVAFALASLKGVNIPMYIAIKRLTPLAVLVTGFLSGKKTPSTQVSLSVLLTAAGVIIAALGDFSFDLFGYSMALISVFFQTMYLVLVEKSGAEDGLSSVEIMFYNSFLSLPFLLFLVIATREVPESLSLLFAKSSSLSFMAILVASLIMGIALNFTMFLCTIVNSALTTTIVGVLKGVGSTTLGFVLLGGVEVHALNVSGLIINTAGGVWYSLAKYQEKKKILPKTSLDVEAYRK; translated from the exons ATGGATGTTCTTCCTGATCCACACCCTACTCCTCTCTTCAG TTTAATTGCTGCTTTATCTTATGGAGTTGCTTCAATGGCCATGGTCTTTATCAACAAGGCCATTTTGATGCAGTATTCACAATCAATGACTCTCCTTACTGTCCAG CAATTGGCAACAGCTCTACTTATCCACTGTGGTCGTACTACGGGATTCACAAAGGCCAAGCCTTTAAACATGGATACTGCTAAGAAGCTTCTGTGGGTCTCGCTTTTCTACAATGCCAATGTAGCATTTGCTTTAGCAAGCTTGAAAGGAGTCAATATTCCCATGTACATTGCCATTAAGAGGCTTACACCACTTGCTGTGCTTGTCACTGGTTTCTTGTCGGGGAAGAAAACACCTTCAACACAG GTGAGCCTCTCAGTATTGCTGACAGCTGCGGGTGTAATTATTGCAGCACTTGGAGATTTTTCATTTGACCTTTTTGGTTACAGCATGGCTCTAATCTCAGTCTTTTTTCAG ACCATGTATCTAGTCTTAGTTGAGAAGTCTGGTGCAGAGGACGGGCTCTCATCAGTGGAGATTATGTTCTACAACAGTTTCTTGTCACTTCCGTTTCTTCTGTTTCTCGTTATAGCAACAAGAGAAGTCCCAGAATCGCTATCTTTATTATTTGCAAAG AGTTCATCCTTGTCATTTATGGCGATCCTTGTTGCTTCGTTAATCATGGGCATAGCTCTCAACTTCACCATGTTCTTGTGTACAATCGTCAACTCTGCTTTGACAACAACCATCGTAGGAGTTCTAAAAGGTGTTGGATCAACG ACACTGGGATTTGTGTTGCTCGGAGGAGTAGAGGTGCATGCTCTGAATGTGAGTGGACTGATTATCAACACAGCTGGAGGAGTATGGTATTCGCTTGCCAAATACCAGGAGAAGAAAAAGATTTTGCCAAAGACGAGTCTTGATGTGGAGGCTTACAGGAAATAA
- the LOC141605502 gene encoding putative cyclic nucleotide-gated ion channel 14, giving the protein MASKKDSRVSFYENSNQSTDYSWGRSDSFPSEKSSASPFYKPTVPLLSSSGFGNSLGSGINRLGEAFKLPTFKVFSSDDKRGDQPWWKRTLDPSSEEVLVWNRIFLMACLVALFVDPLFFYLPQVDVHDRTSCLTRNIPLGVPLTLLRTLADIFYILHVVIRFRTAFVAPSSRIFGRGELVTDRKEISRRYIRSGFTIDLLAALPLPQFVIWFIIPVIALSQSRSTYNALQLIVLIQYVLRVYLIFPLNAEIVKAAGVVTKTAWAGAAYNLLLYMLASHVLGAAWYLLSVERFSSCWKKECELEKSPIECIRRFLDCTELSDAGRISWANSTQVFANCDPNNPDTNFDYGMFQNAILKKVVSDNIIDKYFYCLWWGLQQLSSYGQNLNTSTFVWETLFASVICIIGLVLFSLLIGNMQTYLQSITSRLEEWRLRRRDTEEWMKHRQLPEHLQERVRRFVQYKWLATRGVHEEAILSSLPTDLRRDIQRHLCLDLVRRVPLFAQMDAQLLDAICERLSSSLSTTGTYIVREGDPVTEMLFIIRGKLESSTTDGGRSGFFNSISLGPGDFCGEELLAWALLPNSANLPCSTRTVKTLDEVEAFALPAEDLKFVANQFRRLHSKKLQHTFRYYSHQWRTWGACFLQAAWRRFKKRKMAQSLSLRESFSEPDSLTHYANADSQTNQVASDGNTQQPASSQVAPNLGVTLLAKRFAMNTRKGVQRSREVDLPKMMKPQDPDFFGKPTD; this is encoded by the exons ATGGCCTCCAAGAAGGATTCGCGCGTCAG CTTCTATGAGAATAGCAACCAGAGTACAGATTACTCCTGGGGAAGAAGTGATTCCTTTCCGTCAGAAAAATCATCAGCCTCTCCATTCTACAAACCAACTGTTCCTTTACTCAGTAGTAGCGGTTTTGGAAATAGTTTAGGGAGTGGTATTAACAGATTAGGGGAAGCTTTCAAGTTACCAACTTTTAAGGTTTTCTCAAGTGATGACAAACGTGGTGATCAACCATGGTGGAAGAGAACACTAGATCCTTCAAGCGAGGAAGTCTTGGTGTGGAATCGAATTTTCTTGATGGCTTGTCTTGTGGCGCTCTTCGTTGATCCATTGTTCTTTTATCTCCCTCAAGTCGATGTCCATGACAGGACATCATGTCTCACAAGGAATATTCCACTGGGAGTTCCTCTCACCCTTCTCCGAACTCTGGCAGATATTTTCTACATCTTACATGTTGTTATCAGGTTCCGAACAGCTTTTGTAGCCCCCAGTTCTAGGATATTTGGAAGAGGCGAACTTGTCACTGATAGAAAAGAGATTTCAAGGAGGTATATTAGATCAGGTTTCACAATTGATCTCCTTGCAGCGCTGCCTCTACCTCAG TTTGTGATATGGTTCATCATTCCTGTAATCGCGCTCTCCCAATCAAGAAGTACCTATAATGCACTTCAGTTGATTGTCTTGATCCAATATGTTCTAAGGGTTTATCTGATCTTCCCGCTAAATGCTGAGATTGTTAAAGCTGCTGGTGTTGTCACCAAAACTGCTTGGGCCGGCGCTGCATACAATCTTCTACTGTACATGTTAGCGAGTCAT GTGTTGGGGGCAGCATGGTATCTGCTGTCTGTAGAAAGGTTCTCATCATGCTGGAAGAAAGAATGTGAGCTCGAAAAATCCCCCATCGAATGTATTCGTCGTTTCTTGGACTGTACTGAGTTGTCTGATGCTGGTCGTATAAGCTGGGCAAATAGCACACAAGTGTTCGCTAACTGTGATCCCAACAACCCAGACACTAACTTCGACTATGGCATGTTTCAAAATGCAATCCTCAAAAAAGTCGTCTCTGATAACATCATCGACAAGTACTTCTACTGTTTATGGTGGGGATTACAACAGTTGAG TTCATATGGACAGAATTTGAATACGAGTACATTCGTATGGGAAACTTTATTCGCTAGTGTGATCTGCATCATTGGTTTGGTTCTGTTCTCCCTCTTAATAGGAAATATGCAG ACTTATTTGCAATCTATCACGTCAAGGCTGGAGGAATGGAGACTTAGGAGGCGTGACACTGAAGAGTGGATGAAACATAGGCAACTCCCCGAGCACTTGCAAGAAAGAGTAAGACGGTTTGTTCAGTACAAGTGGCTGGCTACCCGAGGCGTCCACGAAGAAGCTATCCTCAGTTCCTTGCCAACTGACCTAAGGCGTGATATCCAACGCCATCTCTGCCTTGACCTTGTCAGACGA GTGCCTTTATTTGCTCAAATGGACGCCCAACTACTAGATGCTATTTGTGAACGGCTAAGTTCATCTCTGAGTACAACAGGCACATACATTGTCCGGGAAGGAGATCCAGTGACAGAAATGTTGTTCATAATAAGAGGGAAACTAGAGAGCTCAACGACAGATGGGGGTCGGTCAGGGTTTTTCAATTCCATAAGTTTAGGACCAGGAGACTTCTGTGGGGAGGAACTTCTAGCGTGGGCCCTGCTACCCAACTCTGCTAATCTGCCATGCTCTACAAGAACGGTTAAAACATTAGACGAAGTGGAAGCCTTTGCTTTGCCAGCAGAAGACCTTAAGTTTGTGGCCAACCAGTTCAGGCGTCTCCATAGTAAAAAGCTACAGCATACTTTCCGCTACTACTCTCACCAATGGAGAACTTGGGGAGCTTGTTTTCTTCAAGCTGCTTGGAGGAGGTTTAAGAAGAGAAAGATGGCACAAAGTCTGAGTTTAAGAGAGTCCTTCTCTGAACCCGATTCATTAACACATTACGCAAATGCTGACTCTCAAACTAATCAAGTAGCTTCCGATGGCAACACCCAACAACCAGCGTCTTCTCAAGTCGCTCCAAACCTAGGAGTCACTCTTTTGGCCAAAAGATTTGCCATGAATACAAGAAAAGGGGTGCAGAGATCACGAGAGGTTGACTTGCCTAAGATGATGAAGCCTCAAGATCCTGATTTTTTTGGCAAGCCAACTGATTGA
- the LOC141605503 gene encoding UDP-galactose/UDP-glucose transporter 7 isoform X1 codes for MKLSTVFAHGQLIGYSSSNHFSNSLFHFHGSLIAALSYGVASMAMVFINKAILMQYSQSMTLLTVQQLATALLIHCGRTTGFTKAKPLNMDTAKKLLWVSLFYNANVAFALASLKGVNIPMYIAIKRLTPLAVLVTGFLSGKKTPSTQVSLSVLLTAAGVIIAALGDFSFDLFGYSMALISVFFQTMYLVLVEKSGAEDGLSSVEIMFYNSFLSLPFLLFLVIATREVPESLSLLFAKSSSLSFMAILVASLIMGIALNFTMFLCTIVNSALTTTIVGVLKGVGSTTLGFVLLGGVEVHALNVSGLIINTAGGVWYSLAKYQEKKKILPKTSLDVEAYRK; via the exons ATGAAACTCAGCACTGTTTTTGCTCATGGACAACTTATAGGTTATAGCTCGTCAA ATCATTTTTCCAATTCTCTCTTCCACTTCCATGGCAGTTTAATTGCTGCTTTATCTTATGGAGTTGCTTCAATGGCCATGGTCTTTATCAACAAGGCCATTTTGATGCAGTATTCACAATCAATGACTCTCCTTACTGTCCAG CAATTGGCAACAGCTCTACTTATCCACTGTGGTCGTACTACGGGATTCACAAAGGCCAAGCCTTTAAACATGGATACTGCTAAGAAGCTTCTGTGGGTCTCGCTTTTCTACAATGCCAATGTAGCATTTGCTTTAGCAAGCTTGAAAGGAGTCAATATTCCCATGTACATTGCCATTAAGAGGCTTACACCACTTGCTGTGCTTGTCACTGGTTTCTTGTCGGGGAAGAAAACACCTTCAACACAG GTGAGCCTCTCAGTATTGCTGACAGCTGCGGGTGTAATTATTGCAGCACTTGGAGATTTTTCATTTGACCTTTTTGGTTACAGCATGGCTCTAATCTCAGTCTTTTTTCAG ACCATGTATCTAGTCTTAGTTGAGAAGTCTGGTGCAGAGGACGGGCTCTCATCAGTGGAGATTATGTTCTACAACAGTTTCTTGTCACTTCCGTTTCTTCTGTTTCTCGTTATAGCAACAAGAGAAGTCCCAGAATCGCTATCTTTATTATTTGCAAAG AGTTCATCCTTGTCATTTATGGCGATCCTTGTTGCTTCGTTAATCATGGGCATAGCTCTCAACTTCACCATGTTCTTGTGTACAATCGTCAACTCTGCTTTGACAACAACCATCGTAGGAGTTCTAAAAGGTGTTGGATCAACG ACACTGGGATTTGTGTTGCTCGGAGGAGTAGAGGTGCATGCTCTGAATGTGAGTGGACTGATTATCAACACAGCTGGAGGAGTATGGTATTCGCTTGCCAAATACCAGGAGAAGAAAAAGATTTTGCCAAAGACGAGTCTTGATGTGGAGGCTTACAGGAAATAA